The nucleotide window CAGGGTCGAGGCGGCGGCCGTCAATCCGATCGACCTGCTCACGGCCTCGGGCGCCCTGCCCGACTTCAAGCTCGCGCCCCGGCTGGAGACGTACGCGCTCGGCTGGGACGTGGCGGGCGTGGTCGACCGCGTCGGTCCGGGAGTGACGGGCGTGCTCCCGGGCGAGCGCGTCATCGGGCTGTCGGACCGGCTGACGGAGCCCGTCAAGGCCCAGGCGGACCTGGTGGTGCTGGACGAGACGGCCGTCGCGCCCGCACCCGCCGGAGCGACCGCGCCCGAGGCGTCGACGTTGCCGCTGAACGCGCTCACCGCCGTCCAGGCGCTCGACCTCACCGGGCTCGCCGAGGGCGAGACCCTGCTCGTCACCGGAGCGGCCGGGGGCCTGGGCGGCTATCTGGTGGAGCTGGCCGTGGCACGGGGGATCAGGGTCGCCGCGGTCGCGGCACCCCGCGACGAGCCGCTGGTGCGGGGCTTCGGCGCGGAGTGGTTCGTGCCGCGGGGCGCCGACCTGGCCACGGCCGCCAGGGCCGTCGTACCCGGCGGCGTCGACGGCCTGGTGGACGCGGCGGTCGTCGGCCTGCCCGCGCTGGACGCCGTGCGCAACGGAGGCGCGTTCGTCACCGTCGTCGCCGGACAGGCCCCGATCCCGCTGCGCGGCATCCGGGTCTCGACGGTGTCCGTCGGCGCCGACGCGGCCCAGCTACGGGACGTCGCGAAGCTGGCCGAGGAGGGACGGCTGACCATGCGAATCGCCGGCACCTATCCGCTGGAGCGGGCGGCCGAGGCGTACGAGCGCCTGCGGAGGGGCGGCCTGCGCGGCCGGCTGGTCCTGCTGCCCTGACAGTACGGCCGCGGGCCGGACGGCCATGCCGTCCGGCCCGCGGGCAGGAGATCGGACGCAGGGATCGGGATCGACCGATCAGGAACGACCGAGCAGCTCACGCACCCGGTCACGGCCCACGGCCAGCAGCAGCGTGGGCAGGCGCGGGCCGGTGTCGCGGCCGACGAGCAGGCGGTAGAGCAGGGCGAAGAAGGCCCGCTGGGCCGCCTTCAGCTCGGGCGTGGCCGCCTTGGCGTCCATGTCGAGCCCGGCCTGCACCTTAGGCACGCCGTACACGAGGGTGGTGAGCCCGTCGAGCGACCAGTGCGCGTCGAGACCCTCCGCCAGCAGGCGCAGCGACTCGCGGTCCTGCTCGCCGAGCGTGTCGAGCAGTTCCTTGTCGGGCGTCTCGCGCACCTGCGTGCGCTCCTCCGCGGGCAGGTACGTGTTCACCCAGTGCCGGGCGCGGTCGAGCCGCGGCCGCAGCTCGTCCAGCCCGGCGATCTCCGGGTCGAACGCGCGCAGGATGCGCAGCGTCTGCTCCTCGTGCCCGGTGGCGATGTCCACCACCGAGGCGAGCGTCCGGTACGGCAGCCGTCGCGGCGTCTCGGGCAGGACCCGGGAGGCCGTGCTCGACGCGCGGCGGTAGGCCGCCTGGTCGGCCGGCAGCGCCGTGCCGTCCTGCACCTTCCTGGTCAGCGTGTCCCACTCGTCGTACATCCGCTGGATCTCCTGGTCGAAGGAGACCTTGAACGACTGGTTGGGACGGCGGCGGGCGTAGAGCCAGCGCAGCAGCGCCGGCTCCATGATCGACAGGGCGTCGGCCGGGGTCGGCACGCCGCCCTTGGAGCTGCTCATCTTGGCCATGCCGCTGATGCCGACGAAGGCGTACATCGGCCCGATCGGCTGCGGCGCGTCGAACACCTCACGGACGATCTGACCGCCGACGACGAACGACGAGCCCGGCGAGCTGTGGTCGACGCCCGACGGTTCGAAGACCACGCCCTCGTACGCCCAGCGCATCGGCCAGTCGACCTTCCACACCAGCTTGCCGCGGGTGTGCTCCGACAGCAGCACGGTCTCGCTGTGGCCGCACACGCAGGTGTACGTCATCGCGGTGGTCTCGTCGTCGTAGGACGTGACCGTGGTCAGGTCGCGGTCGCAGGCCGAGCAGTAGGGCTTGTAGGGGTAGTAGCCCCCGGCGCCCGAACCGTCGTCCTCGCTCGCGGCCCCCGAGCCCTCGAGCGCGGCGGCCTCGTCGGCGTCCGTGACCTCCTTGGCCTTCGCCTTCTTGGTGCGGTACTGGTCGAGGATCGCGTCGATCCGCCGCCGCTCGCGCATGGCGAGCAGCACCTGCTCCCGGTACGCCCCGGAGGTGTACATCTGCGTCTGGCTGATGCCGTGGAACTCCACCCCGAGCTCGTTCAGCGCGGCGATCATCGGCGCCTTGAAGTGCTCGGCCCAGTTGGGGTACTCGCTGCCGGGCGGTGCCGGGACGGTGGTCAGCGGCTTGCCGATGTGCTCGTTCCACGCGGGGTCGATGCCCACCGGCACCTTGCGGAAGCGGTCGAAGTCGTCCCACGAGATGATGTGCACGCACTCGTGGCCGCGCCGCCTGATCTCGTCGGCCACCAGGTGCGGGGTCATGACCTCGCGCAGGTTGCCCAGGTGGATCGGGCCCGACGGGCTGAGTCCGGACGCGCAGACGATGGGTTTGCCCGGCGCGCGCCGTTCAGCCTCGGCGATGACCTCATCGGCGAAACGCGCCACCCAGTCGGCGTCCATCACGTCAGTCCTCTCTGAACGGGATCCTGCCTTCTATGGTCCCGTACGCGGAGGAGTCGTCAGGACGCGTTACGGGCGTAGACCAGCCGCAGGCCGATCAGCGTGAGCCAGGGCTCGTGCACGTCGATGGTACGGGCCTCGCCGATGATCAGCGGCGCACCGGTGCCCGTGGCGACCACGGTGACGTCGTCGGGGTCGGAGGCCAGCTCGGCCGTCATCCGGTCCACGATGCCGTCCACCAGACCGGCGAAGCCGTAGATGATGCCCGACTGGAGCGCCTCCACGGTGTTCTTGGCGATGACCGACCGCGGCCGGACCAGCTCGACCTTGTGCAGCTGGGCCCCGGCCGTGGCGAGCGCGTCCACCGAGATCTCCAGGCCGGGAGCGGTCACCGCGCCGACGTACTCGCCCCGGGCCGAGACGGCGTCGAACGACGTGGCCGTGCCGAAGTCCACGATCACGCACGGCCCGCCGTACAGGGCGGTGGCGGCGAGCGCGTTCACGATGCGGTCGCTGCCGACCTCCTTGGGGTTGTCCATCCGGACCGGGACGCCGGTGCGGACGCCGGGCTCGACGACCACGGCCGTGACGTCGCCGTAGTAGCGCCGGGACATCTCCCGCATCTCGTTGAGCACCGACGGGACCGTGGAACAGATCGCGATGCCGCTGATGTCGGCGTCCTTGAGCAGCGGCGACTGCCCGAGGAGACCCTGGAGCACCACCGCGATCTCGTCCGCGGTGCGGCGCGGATCGGTGGCGATCCGCCAGTGCTCGATCACCTCTTCACCCTCGAACAGGCCCAGCACAGTGTGGGTGTTGCTGACGTCGATGGTGAGCAGCATTCCCCGATTATGCCTCACGAAGATCCAGGCCCAGGTCGAGTGCCGGGGCCGAGTGCGTGAGCGCGCCGACGGCCAGGTAGTCGACCCCGGTCTCGGCGACGGCGCGGGCCGAGTCCAGGGTCAGCCCGCCGCTCGACTCCAGCCGCGCCCGCCCGGCCACCAGCCGTACGGCCTCGGCGAGCTGGTCCACGGTGAAGTTGTCGAGCAGGATCTCGTCGGCGCCCTCGGCGAGGACCGGCTCGATCTGGTCGATCCGGTCCACCTCGACCTCGATCGGCAGGCCGGGGAAGGCCTGCCGTACGGCGCGGAACGCCTCGGCGACGCCTCCGGCGGCGACGACGTGGTTGTCCTTGATCAGCGCGGCGTCGTGCAGGCCCATCCGGTGGTTGACCCCGCCGCCGGCCCGGACGGCGTACTTCTCCAGCGTGCGCAGCCCGGGGATGGTCTTGCGGCTGTCGCGGATCCGGGCGCCGGTGCCCTCGACGGCGTCCACCCAGCGGCGGGTCTGGGTGGCGACGCCGGACAGGTGGGTGAGGAAGTTGAGCGCGGTCCGCTCCAGCGTGAGCAGGTCCCTGGTGGCGCCGCGCACGGTCATGACCACGTCGCCGGGGCGCACCCGGTCGCCGTCGGCGGCGTGCCGCTCGACCTCGACCTGCCCGGCGGCCTGGCGGAAGACGGTCTCGGCCACGGCGAGGCCGGCGACCACGCCCTCCTTGCGGGCCACCACGTCGGCCACGGCCCGCTGATCGGCGGGGATGGTGGCGACCGAGGTCACGTCCTGCCCCCCGGCCAGGTCCTCCTCCAGCGCGGCCCGGACGAGACCGAGCACGGCGTCCGCGTCGAGGCCGGCCTTGTCCAGCTCGGTCCGCAGTTCCTCGTGAGGCGTGTACGTCAAGGTCAGTCCCTCCGCAGTCAGGGCGATGTCGATGTGCGCCCGCCAGCGGGCGTCGTCGCGGTCGGGGTGGTCCTCCCGCCAGTGGGAGCCGCGGGTCTCCTCGCGCACGGCCGCCGCGGCGACCAGCGCGGAGGCCACGGTGAGGAGGTTGGTCGCCTCCCACGACTCGGTGCAGGGCTCGACCGCGACCGGCGTCCAGCGGGCGTCCGACAGCGCGCGGGCGACCTGCGCGAGGCTCCGGTCGCTGCGCAGCACCCCGGCGCCCCGGCTCATGTGGCTCTGGACCCTCGGCCGCGTACGCGGGTCGGCCAGGCCCTCGGGCCGGTCGTCCGGCGCGGGCTCGCGCGGGGCGGGCTTCCTCGCGGCCAGGTCGGCGGCGATCCGCTCGCCGTAGACGAGCCCTTCCAGGAGGGAGTTGGAGGCCAGCCGGTTGGCGCCGTGCACGCCCGTGCAGGCCACCTCTCCGCAGGCGTACAGGCCGGGCACGCTGGTCCTGCCGTACAGGTCGGTGCGCACACCGCCGCTGGCGTAGTGGGCCGCGGGGGCGACGGGGATGGGCTCGGTGACGGGGTCGATGCCGTGTTCCCGGCAGACGGAGAAGATCGTGGGGAACCTGGAGCGCCACTTCTCCTCGCCGAAGTGGGTGGCGTCGAGGTGGACGTGGTCGGCGCCGGTCCGCGCCATCTGGCGCATGATCGCCTTGGCGACCACGTCGCGGGGCGCGAGATCGGCCAGCTCGTGCACGCCCCGCATGAAGCGCTCGCCGTTCGCGTCGATCAGCACCGCGCCCTCGCCGCGCACGGCCTCGGAGACGAGGGGCTGCTGACCGGTCGAGCCCTCCCCCAGCCACAGGACCGTGGGGTGGAACTGCACGAACTCGATGTCCCTGACCACCGCGCCGGCCCGCAGGGCCAGCGCCACGCCGTCCCCCGTGGACACGACGGGGTTGGTGGTGGCCGCGTAGACCTGGCCCATGCCGCCGCTGGCCAGCACCACGGCCCCGGCCCGTACGGCGCCGACGCCGTCGCGGGCGCCCTCCCCCATCACGTGGAGCGTGACCCCGCAGGCGTGGCCCTCGGCGTCGAGGAGGAGGTCGAGGGCGAGGGCGTGCTCGATGACCTCGATGCGGGGCTCGGCCAGCACGGCCTCGACCAGAGCGCGCTGCACCTCGGCGCCGGTCGCGTCGCCGCCCGCGTGCACGATCCGGTTGCGGTGGTGGCCGCCCTCGCGGGTGAGCTGGAGCTCGCCGTCGATGTCCCGGTCGAACTCGGCGCCGTGGCTCATCAGCCGCTTCAGCGCGTCGGGGCCCTCGGTGACCAGGACGCGTACGGCCTCCTCGTCGCACAGGCCGACCCCGGCGACGAGCGTGTCCCTCAGGTGCTCGTCGGGGGTGTCCTCGGGGTCGAGGACGGCGGCGATGCCGCCCTGGGCCCAGCGGGTGGACCCGGCCGACAGCACGTCCTTGGTGACCACGAGCACCCGGGCCCGGGGGTCGAGTTCGACGTGGCGCAGCGCCACGGTGAGGCCGGCGATGCCGGACCCGATCACGACGGCGTCGGCCTCGACGGTCCAGCCGGGTGCGGGGGCGGTGAGTCTGCGTGCGAGCGCCACCATGAGGGGATCCCCTTTCGTCATAATGACGATAACGCCCCCCGGGCGATGGTGCCGCCCCGCCCCCTCCTACACGGGGCACTCGCCGGGATCGGCGCAGAGCTGGGCGGCCAGAGTGTTGTAGGCCCACTCCTCCCACCTGTCCGGCGACCAGCCGCGGTCCTGGACGAAGAGCAGGTAGAGCTGCGGGCTGAGCAGGCAGAACAGCAGGTCCGCGGCCATCTCGGCGGACACGCCGGGGCGGGCGCCGGGCTTGGCGACCAGCGCCCGGGCCGCGGCGTGCTGCACGACATAGCGCGGGTCGGGGCCGTCGGGCCATTGCGCGGCGATCTGCGGGTCGGCGGCCCCCGCGGACTCGATCATCGGTATGAGCGGGGCGACCCGGCCGAGGATTTCGCCCGTGCCGCGGACATGCGCGCGCAGCTGGCCGGCCGCGGTGGGCGCGGCGCACGCGGCGCGGAACCATTCACGGTCCATGGTCGCCACCGGCTCGGCGTCGCCGGCGATGGATGTGTCGACGACGTCCTTGAACAGCGTGCGCTTGTTGCCGAAGACGAAGTAGACCGTCTGGACGGCCACGCCCGCCCGGTCGGCGACCTCCTGCAGGCTCGTCGCCCCGTAGCCCTGCGCGACGAACAGCTCCCGCGCCGCCTCGATGATCTTCTCCCGGGTGCGGCGCGAGCGCTCGGCTCGTTTGTCCGGCCTCTTGACGGTGTCCACGGCGGGAGTCTATCTCTAGAGTCAAACACTAGAGTTCGCCTCTAACAACCGGGAGCGCGGTCATGGACAAGCCGAACACGACTCAGGAAGCGGACCAGGAGGAGGTGGTGCGCCGGGCGCTGGAGGAGTACTACCTGGCCGGCAAGCCGCCGTGGGACACCGGCGTGACGCCGCCCGAGCTGGTCGCCCTGATCGAAGGGCGCGACGCGCTGCCGCCCGGCCGTGCGCTGGAGCTCGGCTGCGGCACCGGGACCAACGCCGTCTATCTCGCCCGGCACGGCTGGGAGGTCGTGGCCGTCGATTTCATCGACCTCGCGATCGAGCAGGCCCGGGAGAAGGCCGACGCGGCGGGAGTGGCCGTACGGCTGCTGCACGGTGACGCCACCCGGCTCGACGACCTGGACGCGCCCGGCCCTTACGACCTGTTCTTCGACCTGAGCTGCTACTGCGGCATCCCGCCGCACCGCCGCGACGCCTACGCCGAAGGGCTCACCCGGCGCGCCGCCCCCGGCGCACGGCTGCTCATGTTCGGGTACGGTGCCGGAACGCTCGACGACACGTTCTCCGGCGTGACCGCCGACGAGCTGCGGTCCAGGTTCGCCGGCTGGGAGCTGGCCGACGTCACCCCCGGCACGAACCCGTTCCCCACCTTCTGGTTCACCCTGCGGGCCGGGGGAGCCCGAGTCCCCTAAAGGGTCAGGACCACGTTGTCGATGAGGCGCGTGGTGCCGACCTTGGCGGCGACGGCGAGGACGGCCTCGCCCCGGTGGTCGTCGCCGACCGGCCCGAACGTCGCGGGATCGGCCAGGATCAGGTAGTCGAGCAGCAGCGGCGGGTCGAAGCGGGCGGCCTCCTCCAGCACGGCCCGCGCGGCGTCGAGGATTCCGGCCGGCCCCGCCGTTCCGGCCCGCGCCGCACCGGCCCGCAGCGCCCGCGACAGCGCGAGCGCGGTACGGCGGTCGGCCTCGGACAGATACCTGTTGCGGCTCGACAGCGCGAGGCCGTCGGGCTCCCGCACGGTCGGCGCGCCGACGATCGACACGGGCACGTCGAGGTCGGCCACCATCCGCCGGATCAGCGCGAGCTGCTGGGCGTCCTTCTGCCCGAAGACCGCGACGTCCGGCCGGACCAGGTTGAACAGCTTGAGCACCACGGTCAGCACGCCGTCGAAGTGGCCGGGCCGGAAGGCGCCCTCGACCACGCCGCCCATGCCGCCCGCCGAGACCTCCACCTGGCGGTCCGGCAGGTACATGTCGTCGGCCGAGGGAGCGAAGACCACGCCCACGCCCTCCTCCTCGCACGCCCGGAGGTCGGCGTCGAACGTACGGGGATAGCGGGAGAAGTCCTCGCCGGGGCCGAACTGCAGGGGATTGACGAACACGCTCACCACCACGTGGTCGGCGTGCTCGCGCGCCAGCCGGATGAGCGACCGGTGGCCCTCGTGGAGCGCCCCCATCGTGGGGACCAGGGCGATCCTCCCGGGGCCGAGCGCGTCCCTCGCCTTGTCGAGGCCGGCCCGGTCGGCGGCGACGGTCAGGTCCATATGTTCCCTCCCAGGGCGTCGAGCAGGCGTTCGGCCGCCTCCGGCTTGAGCAGCCCCGCCGCGAGCGCGCGGTCGGCGGTGAGTCTAGCGAGGGCGACGTACGCGTCCGCGGCCTCGGGGGCGGCCAGGATGAGCGCGTCGACGTGCTTGCGCACGGTGCCCGCGTCGCCGCGCACCACGGGCCCGGTGAGCCCGCTGATGCCCAGGCGCAGCACGTTGTCGAGGGCGGCGCTCAGCAGCGGGGCGAGCATCCGGCCCGGATGCTCCACGCCGATCTTCGCGAGCAGTTCCTGCGACTCGGCCACGAGCGTCACCATGTGGTTCGCGGCGCCGGCCAGGGCGGCGTGGTAGAGCGGCCGGTCCCGGTCGGCGATCCACACCGGCTCGCCGCCCATCTCGATCACCAGCGCCTCGGCCACCGGCCGCAGCAGGTCGGGCGAGGTGACGCCGAACGAGCAGCCGTTGAGCCGGGTCAGGTCGTCGCTCCTGCCGGTGAACGTCATCACGGGATGCAGCGCGAGCGGCAGCGCGCCCGCCTCGGCCGCCGGGTCCAGCACGCCCAGGCCGTACGCGCCGCTCGCGTGCACGAGGAGCTTGCCGCGCAGGTCGGCGCCGGTGGCGGCGAGGCCGGACACGAGACCGGGCAGCACGTCGTCCGGGACGGTGAGCAGCACGAGCTCGGATTGGGCGATCACCTCGTCCGGCCTGCTGAGCTTCAGGCCGAGGCGGTCGGCGGCCCGTCGCGCCGACGCGTCGGACACCCCGCTGGCCGCCACCACCCGATGACCCGCGAGCATGAGCGCGGCTCCGAGCACGGAACCGACCCGTCCCGCGCCGAGCACTCCCACGGCGAGCCGCGCCGGGCGGTCACTTGTGTCCATGACGCCTCCCCTCGGTTCAGCGTAGCGGCGGCGCTCCCGCCGACCCGGCTCCAGGTCATGTCCGGCAGATCAAGCCCCGCCGGGCGGGCACTCCGCGGTCGCCCCAACCCGACGGTCCGATTTTGTCCCGTTTCTTACAGGCCTATGTTGAGCCATAAGTACGAAAGTGACTACTT belongs to Microbispora sp. ZYX-F-249 and includes:
- a CDS encoding NADP-dependent oxidoreductase, with protein sequence MRTLVARGGAVRLVETPEPEPGPGQVRIRVEAAAVNPIDLLTASGALPDFKLAPRLETYALGWDVAGVVDRVGPGVTGVLPGERVIGLSDRLTEPVKAQADLVVLDETAVAPAPAGATAPEASTLPLNALTAVQALDLTGLAEGETLLVTGAAGGLGGYLVELAVARGIRVAAVAAPRDEPLVRGFGAEWFVPRGADLATAARAVVPGGVDGLVDAAVVGLPALDAVRNGGAFVTVVAGQAPIPLRGIRVSTVSVGADAAQLRDVAKLAEEGRLTMRIAGTYPLERAAEAYERLRRGGLRGRLVLLP
- the lysS gene encoding lysine--tRNA ligase; protein product: MDADWVARFADEVIAEAERRAPGKPIVCASGLSPSGPIHLGNLREVMTPHLVADEIRRRGHECVHIISWDDFDRFRKVPVGIDPAWNEHIGKPLTTVPAPPGSEYPNWAEHFKAPMIAALNELGVEFHGISQTQMYTSGAYREQVLLAMRERRRIDAILDQYRTKKAKAKEVTDADEAAALEGSGAASEDDGSGAGGYYPYKPYCSACDRDLTTVTSYDDETTAMTYTCVCGHSETVLLSEHTRGKLVWKVDWPMRWAYEGVVFEPSGVDHSSPGSSFVVGGQIVREVFDAPQPIGPMYAFVGISGMAKMSSSKGGVPTPADALSIMEPALLRWLYARRRPNQSFKVSFDQEIQRMYDEWDTLTRKVQDGTALPADQAAYRRASSTASRVLPETPRRLPYRTLASVVDIATGHEEQTLRILRAFDPEIAGLDELRPRLDRARHWVNTYLPAEERTQVRETPDKELLDTLGEQDRESLRLLAEGLDAHWSLDGLTTLVYGVPKVQAGLDMDAKAATPELKAAQRAFFALLYRLLVGRDTGPRLPTLLLAVGRDRVRELLGRS
- a CDS encoding type III pantothenate kinase, coding for MLLTIDVSNTHTVLGLFEGEEVIEHWRIATDPRRTADEIAVVLQGLLGQSPLLKDADISGIAICSTVPSVLNEMREMSRRYYGDVTAVVVEPGVRTGVPVRMDNPKEVGSDRIVNALAATALYGGPCVIVDFGTATSFDAVSARGEYVGAVTAPGLEISVDALATAGAQLHKVELVRPRSVIAKNTVEALQSGIIYGFAGLVDGIVDRMTAELASDPDDVTVVATGTGAPLIIGEARTIDVHEPWLTLIGLRLVYARNAS
- a CDS encoding L-aspartate oxidase — its product is MVALARRLTAPAPGWTVEADAVVIGSGIAGLTVALRHVELDPRARVLVVTKDVLSAGSTRWAQGGIAAVLDPEDTPDEHLRDTLVAGVGLCDEEAVRVLVTEGPDALKRLMSHGAEFDRDIDGELQLTREGGHHRNRIVHAGGDATGAEVQRALVEAVLAEPRIEVIEHALALDLLLDAEGHACGVTLHVMGEGARDGVGAVRAGAVVLASGGMGQVYAATTNPVVSTGDGVALALRAGAVVRDIEFVQFHPTVLWLGEGSTGQQPLVSEAVRGEGAVLIDANGERFMRGVHELADLAPRDVVAKAIMRQMARTGADHVHLDATHFGEEKWRSRFPTIFSVCREHGIDPVTEPIPVAPAAHYASGGVRTDLYGRTSVPGLYACGEVACTGVHGANRLASNSLLEGLVYGERIAADLAARKPAPREPAPDDRPEGLADPRTRPRVQSHMSRGAGVLRSDRSLAQVARALSDARWTPVAVEPCTESWEATNLLTVASALVAAAAVREETRGSHWREDHPDRDDARWRAHIDIALTAEGLTLTYTPHEELRTELDKAGLDADAVLGLVRAALEEDLAGGQDVTSVATIPADQRAVADVVARKEGVVAGLAVAETVFRQAAGQVEVERHAADGDRVRPGDVVMTVRGATRDLLTLERTALNFLTHLSGVATQTRRWVDAVEGTGARIRDSRKTIPGLRTLEKYAVRAGGGVNHRMGLHDAALIKDNHVVAAGGVAEAFRAVRQAFPGLPIEVEVDRIDQIEPVLAEGADEILLDNFTVDQLAEAVRLVAGRARLESSGGLTLDSARAVAETGVDYLAVGALTHSAPALDLGLDLREA
- a CDS encoding TetR/AcrR family transcriptional regulator codes for the protein MDTVKRPDKRAERSRRTREKIIEAARELFVAQGYGATSLQEVADRAGVAVQTVYFVFGNKRTLFKDVVDTSIAGDAEPVATMDREWFRAACAAPTAAGQLRAHVRGTGEILGRVAPLIPMIESAGAADPQIAAQWPDGPDPRYVVQHAAARALVAKPGARPGVSAEMAADLLFCLLSPQLYLLFVQDRGWSPDRWEEWAYNTLAAQLCADPGECPV
- a CDS encoding class I SAM-dependent methyltransferase; this encodes MDKPNTTQEADQEEVVRRALEEYYLAGKPPWDTGVTPPELVALIEGRDALPPGRALELGCGTGTNAVYLARHGWEVVAVDFIDLAIEQAREKADAAGVAVRLLHGDATRLDDLDAPGPYDLFFDLSCYCGIPPHRRDAYAEGLTRRAAPGARLLMFGYGAGTLDDTFSGVTADELRSRFAGWELADVTPGTNPFPTFWFTLRAGGARVP
- the panC gene encoding pantoate--beta-alanine ligase, whose translation is MDLTVAADRAGLDKARDALGPGRIALVPTMGALHEGHRSLIRLAREHADHVVVSVFVNPLQFGPGEDFSRYPRTFDADLRACEEEGVGVVFAPSADDMYLPDRQVEVSAGGMGGVVEGAFRPGHFDGVLTVVLKLFNLVRPDVAVFGQKDAQQLALIRRMVADLDVPVSIVGAPTVREPDGLALSSRNRYLSEADRRTALALSRALRAGAARAGTAGPAGILDAARAVLEEAARFDPPLLLDYLILADPATFGPVGDDHRGEAVLAVAAKVGTTRLIDNVVLTL
- a CDS encoding Rossmann-like and DUF2520 domain-containing protein is translated as MDTSDRPARLAVGVLGAGRVGSVLGAALMLAGHRVVAASGVSDASARRAADRLGLKLSRPDEVIAQSELVLLTVPDDVLPGLVSGLAATGADLRGKLLVHASGAYGLGVLDPAAEAGALPLALHPVMTFTGRSDDLTRLNGCSFGVTSPDLLRPVAEALVIEMGGEPVWIADRDRPLYHAALAGAANHMVTLVAESQELLAKIGVEHPGRMLAPLLSAALDNVLRLGISGLTGPVVRGDAGTVRKHVDALILAAPEAADAYVALARLTADRALAAGLLKPEAAERLLDALGGNIWT